A single Coraliomargarita sinensis DNA region contains:
- a CDS encoding aspartate aminotransferase family protein, giving the protein MSIFEERESEIRAYSRLYPVVFEKSRNAIISDETGKDYIDFFAGAGVLNFGHNNPAMKKAVIAHLEADGVTHSLDLETTVKRSFMERFTERVLEPRGMPHKMQFMGPTGTNAVEAAIKLARRVTGRNEIVAFQHGFHGMTLGALACTANSVFRNASGVPLQHVRHYPYGCEPVCLGCTRGCGMEGLERLRAQYADTSSGVAAPAAFLVEPIQAEGGVNVASKEWLHGLQKLAKEIGALVIFDDIQAGMGRTGSFFSFDGMDLDPDIICLAKGLGGLGTPIAMNLVKPEHDNRWKPGEHTGTFRGQSLSFVAGTEALDYFKDESLMDEVKAKSAKIFEALAPLEKHPGVQVRGKGMIAGLDLGDGALVKEVVHKCFDAGVLICPCGTGGRVLKLIPPLTIPDDQLEQGLKIITQAAEEVLQAA; this is encoded by the coding sequence ATGAGTATATTCGAAGAGAGAGAATCCGAAATCCGCGCTTACAGTAGGCTGTATCCCGTCGTTTTTGAAAAATCGCGCAACGCGATTATCAGCGACGAAACGGGTAAAGACTATATCGACTTCTTTGCCGGCGCCGGCGTTCTCAACTTCGGGCACAACAATCCGGCGATGAAGAAAGCGGTGATCGCACACCTCGAAGCGGACGGAGTGACCCACAGCCTTGATTTGGAGACCACGGTTAAGCGGAGCTTTATGGAGCGGTTCACCGAGCGGGTGTTGGAGCCGCGGGGCATGCCGCACAAGATGCAGTTCATGGGGCCAACCGGCACCAACGCCGTCGAGGCCGCGATCAAGCTGGCCCGCCGGGTGACGGGGCGTAACGAAATTGTCGCATTCCAGCACGGTTTTCACGGGATGACTCTCGGCGCGCTGGCCTGCACGGCGAACAGTGTCTTCCGCAACGCTTCCGGGGTGCCGCTGCAGCACGTGCGCCACTATCCCTATGGATGCGAGCCGGTTTGCCTGGGCTGCACCCGCGGTTGTGGCATGGAAGGGTTGGAGCGCTTGCGGGCGCAGTATGCCGATACTTCCAGCGGTGTTGCCGCACCGGCCGCTTTCCTTGTCGAACCGATTCAAGCCGAGGGCGGGGTCAACGTGGCTTCGAAGGAATGGCTGCACGGTCTGCAGAAGCTGGCCAAAGAGATCGGTGCCCTGGTGATTTTTGATGACATCCAGGCCGGCATGGGCCGGACCGGGTCCTTCTTCAGCTTCGACGGCATGGATCTGGATCCTGATATTATTTGTTTGGCGAAAGGCCTCGGCGGCCTGGGGACACCCATCGCCATGAACCTGGTCAAACCGGAGCACGATAATCGCTGGAAGCCCGGCGAACACACCGGTACCTTCCGTGGTCAGAGCCTCTCCTTTGTGGCCGGCACCGAGGCACTGGATTACTTCAAGGACGAATCTCTCATGGATGAGGTCAAAGCAAAGTCGGCCAAAATCTTCGAGGCCCTGGCTCCGTTGGAAAAGCACCCGGGTGTACAGGTGCGTGGCAAAGGCATGATCGCCGGGCTTGATCTTGGAGACGGTGCCCTGGTCAAGGAAGTCGTCCATAAGTGCTTCGACGCCGGAGTGCTCATCTGCCCGTGTGGCACGGGCGGACGTGTCCTTAAACTTATCCCGCCACTTACGATTCCCGATGACCAGTTGGAACAGGGGCTCAAAATTATCACCCAAGCAGCAGAGGAGGTATTACAAGCCGCATGA
- a CDS encoding NAD-dependent succinate-semialdehyde dehydrogenase: MLVSVNPATGKQAHEVESLDEQGLKETLDAVTAAADTWRKTSIAERAKVLHSVAAKLREQKETIGTLMTEEMGKPVKEAGPEVEKGAWCAEHYAEHAADYLKDEVIASDASKSYVSYQPLGAVLCIFPWNAPVWVAMRGIVPALMAGNTVAMKHDPHVPACAAALEKAFIEAGAPANIIRNLPIPTELAEQAIRHPGVQAVSFTGSSKAGAIVASTAASEVKHSVLELGGSDPFVVLADADLEAAADIATLSRIINAGQSCIAAKRIIIEAPVYDKFVGMLKERLAKLKVGDPTKEDTDLGPIAREDLRENLHRQVTQTVEEGADCLLGGELPEGPGYFYPCTLLAGVTPNMCVFNEETFGPVMVAVKAENAEAALELANQTEYGLGAAIWTADEKQALHFANELQAGQVSVNGIVKTDPRLPSGGIKRSGMGRELGPHGIREFTNAKQIWIK, translated from the coding sequence ATGTTAGTATCAGTAAACCCCGCTACGGGGAAGCAGGCACATGAAGTTGAATCACTCGATGAACAGGGGCTAAAGGAAACGCTCGATGCGGTTACCGCCGCTGCGGATACGTGGCGTAAGACGAGTATCGCCGAGCGAGCGAAAGTGCTCCACTCGGTGGCCGCCAAGCTAAGAGAGCAAAAAGAAACAATCGGGACCCTCATGACGGAAGAAATGGGCAAGCCCGTCAAAGAGGCCGGACCCGAAGTTGAAAAGGGTGCCTGGTGTGCCGAGCACTATGCCGAACACGCTGCCGACTATCTCAAGGATGAGGTCATCGCCAGCGATGCCTCCAAAAGCTATGTCAGTTATCAGCCGCTGGGTGCCGTCCTCTGCATCTTTCCCTGGAACGCACCGGTCTGGGTCGCGATGCGTGGTATCGTGCCGGCGCTAATGGCGGGCAACACGGTTGCCATGAAGCATGACCCCCATGTCCCGGCCTGCGCGGCTGCACTGGAAAAAGCATTCATCGAAGCCGGTGCTCCGGCCAACATTATCCGCAATCTGCCAATCCCGACCGAGCTGGCGGAGCAGGCCATTCGCCACCCCGGTGTACAGGCGGTTTCCTTTACCGGTTCCAGTAAAGCGGGTGCTATCGTGGCTTCGACCGCGGCCAGTGAAGTCAAGCACTCGGTGCTCGAACTGGGTGGCTCCGACCCTTTCGTGGTTCTGGCCGATGCCGATCTGGAGGCTGCGGCCGATATTGCGACCCTGTCCCGGATCATCAATGCAGGCCAGTCCTGTATCGCGGCGAAACGAATCATTATTGAAGCGCCGGTTTATGACAAATTTGTCGGTATGCTTAAGGAGCGCCTGGCCAAGTTGAAGGTAGGTGATCCCACAAAAGAGGATACCGATCTCGGCCCGATTGCCCGTGAAGACCTTCGTGAAAACCTCCACCGTCAGGTCACGCAAACAGTCGAGGAGGGGGCAGACTGCCTGCTCGGCGGCGAGCTGCCGGAAGGCCCAGGCTACTTTTATCCCTGCACCTTGCTTGCCGGAGTGACGCCGAATATGTGCGTCTTCAATGAGGAAACATTCGGCCCGGTGATGGTGGCGGTGAAAGCGGAGAACGCTGAAGCCGCACTCGAATTAGCCAATCAAACCGAATACGGTCTTGGCGCCGCTATCTGGACGGCAGATGAGAAGCAGGCGCTGCATTTCGCCAATGAGCTGCAAGCCGGTCAGGTCTCGGTCAACGGTATCGTAAAAACCGATCCGCGTCTGCCCAGTGGTGGGATCAAGCGTTCAGGTATGGGCCGTGAACTGGGCCCACATGGCATACGTGAGTTTACCAACGCCAAACAGATCTGGATCAAGTGA
- the doeB2 gene encoding N(2)-acetyl-L-2,4-diaminobutanoate deacetylase DoeB2, whose amino-acid sequence MLTSLNTWDSVLNAARTLRHRLHTHPELGWNEHKTSAVIRAELDSLGISWRSVAGTGTLATLAPDAGGTHIALRGDIDGLPIREKTGLDYASDVEGCMHACGHDGHTAALWATGAWLKQFESELAGPVTLLFQPAEEGGHGAAALIREGALDGIDCIYGWHNWPAISFGKIVCPDGLIMCGNGTFEITVTGRGGHASQPELCADPVLAASAIHVNLQQVVSRRLPPQKPAVLSVTSIEAKSAPTIIPDRAVLGGSIRVPDAATRALLNGAIDEVATKTAQAYGVQCEVVHRPRYEATINHAEPANRIREAWSADHGADAFDYEFPLPAMASEDFSDYLREIPGAFALIGADDGPDHRQNLHNTHYDFNDRLIEPVVQLYSRLAGVTPPLRTNP is encoded by the coding sequence GTGCTTACCTCCCTAAACACTTGGGACTCTGTTTTGAACGCGGCCCGGACTTTGCGCCACCGTCTCCACACCCATCCTGAGTTGGGCTGGAACGAGCACAAAACCTCGGCGGTGATTCGTGCTGAGCTCGATTCGCTGGGGATTTCCTGGCGCTCAGTCGCGGGGACAGGCACGCTGGCTACGCTCGCACCGGATGCGGGCGGCACCCATATTGCCCTTCGCGGCGATATCGACGGGTTGCCGATTCGTGAAAAAACCGGTCTCGACTATGCTTCCGATGTCGAGGGGTGCATGCATGCCTGTGGTCATGACGGCCACACGGCTGCTCTTTGGGCGACGGGAGCCTGGCTGAAGCAATTTGAGTCCGAGCTTGCGGGGCCGGTCACCCTGCTTTTCCAGCCTGCGGAAGAGGGGGGACACGGTGCGGCCGCGCTAATCCGCGAGGGAGCCCTGGACGGGATTGATTGCATTTACGGCTGGCACAACTGGCCAGCGATTTCCTTTGGGAAAATCGTGTGTCCGGACGGCCTGATCATGTGCGGAAACGGGACTTTCGAGATTACGGTGACGGGGCGCGGCGGACACGCGAGCCAACCCGAGCTTTGTGCCGACCCGGTGCTGGCCGCTTCGGCCATCCATGTGAATTTACAGCAGGTTGTCAGTCGCCGGCTTCCGCCTCAGAAGCCGGCGGTGCTGAGCGTCACCTCCATCGAAGCGAAGAGTGCCCCCACCATCATTCCCGACCGTGCCGTCCTGGGAGGGAGTATCCGTGTTCCGGATGCAGCCACCCGTGCCTTGCTGAACGGCGCGATCGACGAAGTCGCGACAAAAACCGCGCAGGCCTACGGTGTGCAATGTGAAGTGGTGCACCGCCCACGCTATGAAGCGACGATAAATCATGCGGAGCCGGCGAACCGCATCCGCGAGGCTTGGAGCGCGGACCACGGGGCCGACGCTTTCGATTACGAGTTCCCGCTCCCCGCCATGGCGTCCGAGGACTTTAGCGACTATCTGAGGGAGATTCCCGGTGCCTTTGCCCTGATCGGGGCGGACGATGGGCCGGACCATCGGCAAAACCTCCACAATACACATTACGATTTCAACGACCGCTTGATCGAGCCGGTCGTGCAGCTTTACAGTCGGCTGGCCGGTGTTACCCCGCCACTCCGAACAAACCCATAA
- the lysS gene encoding lysine--tRNA ligase: MTDQNTQPDNSHDLYAVRLQKLQELCADGRNPFASNCEQSHTSEEAMALYKEDAPDEEQPRVKVAGRIVVFRVMGKASFIKLQDRDGQIQCYVTRDELPEGEYNTYFKKKLDLGDIIGVEGRLFKTKTGEITVRAESYTLVSKSLRPLPEKWSGLKNDDKIYRQRYLDLIMNQDSRKRFKQRADVIRAMREYLWARDFTEVETPVLQGVAGGAAARPFITHFNALDCDFYMRIALELYLKRLLVGGEDRVFEIGRVFRNEGLSRRHNPEFTMLELYQAYSDYRGMMEITQGLIQHVAEKVIGSLEIERPDGTVIQLGGEWREAKYKDLVLEATGDPDWFSHDRGTKLEKARALNIEVDGDLEDYEITNNVFEKIIEPTLIQPTFVTHIPRELCPLAKITQDDETTIDVFELCINGQEIAPAYSEQNDPIIQRKMFEEQVGEEVQDMDTDFLNALEHGMPPAGGMGLGIDRLIILLTGAESIRDTILFPSLKPIKQEG, from the coding sequence ATGACTGACCAGAACACACAGCCGGATAACTCGCACGACCTCTATGCCGTGCGACTGCAAAAACTGCAGGAGCTATGCGCGGATGGGCGCAATCCCTTCGCGTCCAATTGCGAGCAGAGCCACACGTCCGAGGAGGCGATGGCACTTTACAAGGAAGATGCGCCCGACGAGGAGCAGCCTCGCGTCAAAGTGGCCGGCCGGATCGTGGTCTTCCGCGTCATGGGCAAGGCCAGCTTCATCAAGCTGCAGGACCGCGACGGCCAAATTCAATGCTACGTGACCCGCGATGAATTGCCCGAGGGCGAATACAACACTTACTTCAAAAAGAAGCTTGATCTCGGCGACATCATCGGCGTCGAGGGGCGGCTTTTCAAAACCAAGACCGGTGAAATCACGGTGCGTGCGGAGAGCTACACGCTGGTTTCCAAGTCATTGCGTCCGCTTCCGGAGAAATGGTCCGGCCTGAAAAACGACGATAAAATCTACCGCCAGCGCTACCTTGACCTGATCATGAACCAGGACTCGCGCAAGCGTTTCAAGCAGCGGGCCGACGTGATTCGTGCCATGCGGGAATACCTCTGGGCCCGGGATTTCACCGAAGTGGAGACGCCGGTCCTGCAGGGCGTGGCCGGGGGCGCGGCCGCCCGTCCTTTTATCACGCATTTCAATGCGCTGGATTGCGATTTTTACATGCGAATCGCCCTCGAGCTCTACCTGAAGCGACTGCTTGTGGGGGGCGAGGACCGCGTGTTTGAGATCGGGCGGGTCTTCCGAAACGAGGGGCTTTCCCGTCGGCACAATCCTGAATTTACCATGCTGGAACTCTATCAGGCCTACTCGGATTACCGCGGCATGATGGAGATCACCCAGGGGCTCATCCAGCATGTGGCGGAAAAGGTCATCGGCTCGCTCGAAATCGAGCGCCCCGACGGCACCGTGATCCAGCTCGGCGGCGAGTGGCGCGAGGCGAAGTACAAGGACCTCGTCCTGGAGGCGACCGGTGACCCGGATTGGTTCAGTCACGACCGCGGGACCAAGTTGGAAAAGGCCCGTGCCCTGAATATCGAAGTCGACGGCGATCTCGAGGACTACGAAATCACGAATAATGTGTTCGAGAAGATTATCGAGCCGACGCTGATCCAGCCGACTTTCGTGACCCATATTCCGAGGGAACTCTGTCCGCTGGCCAAGATTACGCAGGATGACGAGACTACGATTGACGTCTTCGAACTCTGCATCAACGGCCAGGAGATTGCTCCGGCCTACTCCGAGCAGAACGACCCGATCATCCAGCGCAAGATGTTTGAGGAGCAGGTCGGCGAGGAAGTACAGGACATGGATACCGACTTTCTCAACGCTCTGGAGCACGGCATGCCTCCCGCCGGCGGGATGGGCCTCGGTATCGACCGCCTGATTATCCTGCTCACGGGCGCCGAGAGTATTCGGGACACCATTCTCTTTCCGAGCCTGAAGCCGATCAAGCAGGAGGGCTAG
- the doeA gene encoding ectoine hydrolase: MKAREDMTFPFEEYQERIAHLRKCMVSRHLDAVIVSDPENLMYLTDYQTTGYSFFQALVVPLDEEPFMITRKMEESNVHARTWVELTRPYPDTGDAIQMLVDALREFGLADKRIGYERNSYFFPAYQQDRIRTTLTNGRLLDCFGIVESGRVRKSPAEIAIMKKSAIATEEGMKAGIEASAAGATENEIGAAISAAMFNAGGEFPAVMPYVTSGPRTMIGHATWEGRTVQEGEHVFLEVGGCYRRYHTAMMRTIVLGELTDSMYKAQECMKSALQLLHETIQPGMTVSDADNLIRGVISSNEVGASLITRSGYSIGIAFPPSWDEGYIISLKQGDAYVMREGMTFHVIPWMWGVDGDKTCGISDTIYITENGCESFFTLDKDFVVKKDARANGVHELKVNAHDKDNPPPEAEHRDVEEEQSLTVKGTEVC, translated from the coding sequence ATGAAAGCACGAGAAGACATGACCTTTCCCTTTGAGGAATACCAGGAACGGATCGCCCACCTGCGCAAATGCATGGTGAGCCGTCACCTTGACGCGGTGATCGTGAGCGACCCGGAAAATCTGATGTATTTGACCGATTATCAGACGACCGGTTACTCCTTCTTCCAGGCGCTGGTAGTGCCGCTCGATGAAGAGCCTTTCATGATTACGCGTAAGATGGAGGAGTCGAATGTGCACGCGCGCACGTGGGTGGAGTTGACACGGCCGTATCCAGATACTGGAGACGCGATTCAGATGCTGGTTGATGCCCTGCGTGAGTTCGGACTTGCCGATAAGCGAATCGGATACGAACGGAACAGTTATTTTTTTCCAGCCTACCAGCAGGATCGGATCCGTACTACACTGACCAATGGGCGATTGCTCGATTGCTTCGGCATCGTCGAGTCCGGTCGTGTGCGTAAGTCGCCCGCCGAGATCGCGATTATGAAGAAGTCGGCCATCGCCACGGAAGAGGGGATGAAGGCAGGGATCGAAGCCAGTGCCGCCGGGGCGACGGAAAATGAAATCGGCGCCGCCATCAGCGCGGCGATGTTTAACGCGGGGGGCGAGTTCCCGGCGGTGATGCCTTATGTGACTTCAGGACCCCGCACCATGATAGGTCATGCCACTTGGGAGGGCCGCACCGTTCAGGAGGGCGAGCACGTCTTTCTTGAGGTGGGTGGCTGCTACCGTCGCTACCACACGGCGATGATGCGTACAATTGTGCTCGGTGAACTTACGGATTCGATGTATAAGGCACAGGAGTGCATGAAGTCGGCCCTTCAACTACTCCACGAAACCATACAGCCGGGCATGACGGTTTCCGATGCGGATAATTTAATTCGCGGCGTCATTTCCAGTAACGAGGTCGGGGCGTCCCTGATTACGCGTTCCGGTTATTCTATCGGCATTGCCTTCCCGCCAAGTTGGGATGAAGGCTACATTATCAGTCTGAAGCAGGGCGATGCTTATGTCATGCGCGAGGGCATGACCTTCCATGTGATTCCCTGGATGTGGGGCGTGGACGGCGACAAGACCTGCGGTATTTCCGATACCATTTACATCACGGAAAATGGGTGTGAATCCTTCTTCACTCTGGATAAGGATTTTGTGGTGAAGAAAGATGCGCGAGCCAACGGCGTGCACGAGCTCAAGGTTAATGCTCACGACAAGGATAACCCTCCGCCTGAGGCGGAACACCGTGATGTTGAAGAAGAACAATCACTCACAGTCAAAGGAACCGAAGTATGTTAG
- a CDS encoding DUF456 domain-containing protein, producing the protein MNWIEITALCICMLIFLAGLVTSLLPVVPGNFVVWAGVIVHKLWLGDASVSWKIVLITGVLTLIGQTGDLVLGLWGAKKFGASWKGALGALLGACIGFFLPPPLLWLVIGPIIGAVAGEIYAGRTWQDGSRAGIGTIVGGAIAFAVKFGLSVCVVGIFFLGLFF; encoded by the coding sequence ATGAATTGGATCGAAATTACCGCGCTCTGCATCTGCATGCTCATCTTCCTGGCCGGTCTGGTGACCTCGCTGCTGCCCGTCGTCCCGGGCAATTTCGTCGTCTGGGCGGGAGTAATTGTGCACAAGCTCTGGCTGGGCGATGCCTCGGTGAGCTGGAAAATTGTGCTGATCACCGGTGTACTGACCCTGATCGGACAGACCGGTGATCTGGTACTTGGGCTTTGGGGCGCCAAGAAATTCGGGGCCTCATGGAAAGGAGCGCTCGGAGCCCTACTCGGGGCCTGTATTGGATTCTTTCTGCCCCCACCCCTACTTTGGCTGGTGATCGGCCCCATCATCGGAGCGGTCGCGGGCGAAATTTATGCCGGCCGCACCTGGCAGGATGGTAGTCGTGCCGGGATCGGTACCATCGTGGGCGGGGCCATCGCCTTTGCGGTCAAGTTTGGCCTCAGTGTTTGTGTCGTGGGAATTTTCTTTCTTGGGCTTTTCTTTTAG
- a CDS encoding ATP-dependent DNA helicase codes for MIGLIEHAGTPPETGYLQRCVQSIFEKGGYLQDKLGLDHRPEQAQMATAVARSLETDHPLLFEAGTGVGKSLAYLIPGLMHSVNSERPFIVSSHTISLQEQIRNKDLKICRQLFEAVPELRRYASFTTAMMLGKGNYCCTTRLSNALKEAKSAQTEMFPAEERADLTRIATWSATSKSGLLQELAPSPHPDVWDAINADSSTCSRKNCDSGVCFYQRARKQLLSANCVIVNHSLLFSLINAGMGPEGEARGILLADDFVVLDEAHRVPAIATDHFGLHISSYAMDRVLKRIYNPRTNRGILRKLGEKWDHDAVDNALAAAGEFFAYLGDSFLSKKSVQRIHEGGFTENLLSGPLKEVAERLGAITQKIDDERMQDELRDHRRRILGYRDGINGFVEFAEKDHVQWLERSGKKGQIVTLRSAPLDVAPYLREAIFSRGTAAVMTSATLSDGRRLDAFQEKTGAQAADAKMVTSPFDYEANCQIYISTDAPQPDPGQGRLDLDYLANMISWCVRDEPGGSLVLFTSYFDLRKVSERCEGFLRKIKRPLFAQGTGQARTELTRRFAEAGNGVLFGTDSFWTGVDVPGPALSQVIIARLPFENPGHPVSEARSEHIRAQGGNPFAEMTVPDALVKFRQGIGRLIRRHEDKGRIVILDSRILKKTYGPRFLDALPVKNYRRFDRGNRSEVLSG; via the coding sequence ATGATTGGCCTGATTGAACATGCGGGGACACCGCCGGAAACCGGCTATTTGCAGCGTTGCGTTCAGTCGATTTTTGAGAAAGGCGGCTACCTGCAAGACAAGCTCGGGCTCGACCACCGGCCCGAGCAGGCACAGATGGCCACGGCGGTCGCCCGGTCCCTGGAGACGGATCATCCCCTGCTTTTTGAAGCCGGCACCGGCGTGGGAAAAAGCCTCGCCTACCTGATTCCCGGCCTGATGCACTCGGTCAACAGTGAACGCCCCTTCATCGTTTCCAGCCATACCATCAGTCTTCAAGAGCAGATTCGGAACAAAGATCTCAAAATTTGCCGTCAACTATTTGAGGCCGTCCCCGAATTGCGGCGCTACGCGAGCTTCACCACCGCAATGATGCTGGGCAAGGGCAACTACTGCTGCACCACACGCCTGAGCAACGCGCTGAAAGAAGCCAAGTCAGCCCAGACGGAAATGTTTCCCGCGGAGGAGCGCGCCGACCTCACACGTATCGCCACCTGGTCGGCGACCAGCAAAAGCGGCCTGCTTCAGGAACTCGCCCCCTCCCCCCATCCCGACGTCTGGGATGCGATCAATGCGGACAGCTCCACTTGCTCCCGCAAGAATTGCGATTCGGGAGTCTGTTTCTACCAGCGGGCCCGCAAGCAACTGCTCAGTGCCAACTGCGTCATCGTCAATCACAGCCTCCTCTTCTCCCTGATCAACGCCGGCATGGGGCCGGAGGGCGAGGCGCGGGGAATCCTTCTGGCCGATGATTTTGTCGTGCTCGACGAGGCTCATCGGGTGCCCGCCATCGCGACCGACCACTTCGGACTGCACATCAGTTCCTATGCCATGGACCGTGTACTGAAACGCATCTACAACCCGCGCACCAACCGTGGCATCCTCCGCAAGCTGGGTGAGAAGTGGGACCACGACGCGGTCGATAATGCTCTCGCCGCCGCCGGGGAATTCTTCGCTTATCTGGGCGACAGCTTTCTCAGCAAAAAATCCGTGCAGCGCATCCACGAGGGCGGCTTCACGGAGAACCTGCTTTCCGGTCCGCTGAAGGAAGTGGCGGAACGTCTCGGCGCCATCACTCAGAAGATCGACGACGAGCGCATGCAAGACGAACTCCGCGACCATCGACGGCGCATCCTCGGGTATCGGGACGGAATCAACGGCTTTGTCGAATTTGCGGAGAAGGACCACGTGCAGTGGTTGGAGCGCAGCGGCAAGAAAGGACAAATCGTCACGCTTCGGAGCGCCCCGCTCGATGTGGCCCCCTACCTGCGCGAGGCCATTTTCAGCCGGGGTACCGCCGCGGTCATGACCAGCGCCACCCTCTCCGACGGTCGAAGGCTGGACGCCTTTCAGGAAAAGACCGGTGCCCAGGCCGCCGACGCCAAAATGGTGACTTCCCCCTTCGACTACGAGGCCAACTGCCAGATTTATATTTCGACCGACGCCCCGCAACCGGACCCCGGCCAGGGTCGGCTCGACCTCGACTACCTGGCCAATATGATCAGCTGGTGCGTGCGCGACGAACCCGGCGGCAGCCTTGTGCTCTTTACCAGTTACTTTGACCTGCGCAAGGTCTCCGAGCGCTGCGAGGGTTTCCTGAGGAAAATCAAAAGGCCGCTCTTTGCCCAGGGGACCGGGCAGGCCCGTACGGAGCTGACCCGGCGCTTCGCGGAGGCCGGCAACGGTGTCCTCTTCGGCACCGACAGCTTCTGGACCGGAGTCGACGTGCCCGGCCCCGCACTTTCCCAGGTCATTATCGCCCGGCTCCCCTTCGAAAACCCCGGCCATCCCGTCAGCGAGGCGCGCAGCGAACACATCCGCGCCCAGGGCGGCAACCCCTTCGCCGAAATGACGGTGCCGGACGCCTTGGTCAAATTCCGCCAGGGGATCGGTCGGCTCATCCGCCGTCATGAAGACAAAGGCCGCATCGTGATTCTCGATTCGCGAATTTTAAAAAAGACTTACGGCCCCCGCTTTCTCGATGCTTTACCGGTCAAAAACTACCGGCGATTTGACCGGGGCAATCGCAGTGAAGTGTTGTCCGGCTAG